The DNA window GCTCCAGGAGACGGACGCGAACGTCGTCGAGGTGCGGGCGGTTCCGCGCTCGCTCGTCGTCGACGCGCGGGGAGCGACCGTCGGCGCCACCGTCGAGACCGGCCGATTCGCCTGCACCCGCTTGGATTGCCCCAACTGGGGGATCTGCGCGGGCCCCAGCCTCCCGGCGAAGCAGCGATTCCGCATCGAGACCGTACATCCGGAAATGGCCGAGTGCCGGATCGGTCGGACGCTCAAGCGGGTCGAGGCCGTCTAGGGTCTCGCCCCGTGGATGTAAGTTCATAACCGTCCGCGAACTGCTCTGGCCGGATGGGGGCTGTGGGGTAGCTACAGACCCGAGGCCCGCCCTCGGTCTGCTCTA is part of the Thermoplasmata archaeon genome and encodes:
- a CDS encoding UPF0179 family protein, which translates into the protein MADITLIARNEAHEGFEFVYQGGAPVCRTCPYRHACLTLDAGRRYTVTKVRPITHPCALQETDANVVEVRAVPRSLVVDARGATVGATVETGRFACTRLDCPNWGICAGPSLPAKQRFRIETVHPEMAECRIGRTLKRVEAV